A stretch of Fusarium poae strain DAOMC 252244 chromosome 2, whole genome shotgun sequence DNA encodes these proteins:
- the ARP2 gene encoding Arp2/3 complex subunit, actin nucleation center (BUSCO:26204at5125) encodes MANPPPIVLDGGTGFLKVGYAAQNFPEHQYPSIVGRPILRSEEQSDSDVVIKDIMCGDEAAAARTMLQISYPMENGIVKKWDDMEHLWDYTFYEKLKVDPQGQKILLTEPPMNPLKNREKMCEVMFDRYGFGGVYVAIQAVLALYAQGLSSGVVVDSGDGVTHIVPVYESVVLNHLTKRLDVAGRDVTRNLIKLLLRRGYALNRTADFETVRQIKEKLCYVSYDLELDKRLSEDTTVLVEDYTLPDGRVIRVGSERFEAPECLFQPHLVDSESPGLGEFLFNTIQSADVDIRSSLFKAIVLSGGSSMYPGLPSRLEKELKQLWLTRALQGNPERLSKFKVRIEDPPRRRHMVFLGGAVLANIMADKENMWVTKAEWEEEGTRVLEKLGPR; translated from the exons ATGGCCAACCCTCCACCCATTG TCCTCGATGGAGGTACCGGTTTCCTCAAGGTCGGATATGCCGCACAGAACTTCCCCGAGCATCAATACCCTTCCATCGTCGGCCGACCGATCCTGCGTTCAGAGGAGCAGAGCGATAGCGATGTTGTCATCAAGGATATCATGTGCGGTGACGAGGCCGCCGCCGCCCGAACAATGCTCCAGATCAGCTACCCCATGGAGAACGGTATCGTCAAGAAGTGGGATGACATGGAGCATCTCTGGGATTACACTTTCTacgagaagctcaaggtcGATCCCCAGGGCCAGAAGATCCTCTTGACGGAGCCTCCCATGAATCCTCTTAAGAACCGCGAAAAGATGTGCGAGGTCATGTTTGATAGATATGGATTTGGCGGTGTCTACGTTGCAATTCAGGCCGTTTTGGCTCTTTACGCCCAAG GTTTGAGTTCTGGTGTTGTAGTCGACTCTGGTGACGGTGTCACACACATTGTCCCCGTCTACGAATCCGTGGTCCTCAACCATCTTACGAAGCGATTAGACGTTGCCGGCCGAGACGTCACGCGCAACCTgatcaagctgctgctgcgccGCGGCTACGCTCTCAACCGAACCGCCGATTTCGAGACCGTCCGCCagatcaaggagaagctATGCTACGTGTCGTACGACCTCGAGCTCGACAAGCGCCTGAGCGAGGACACCACCGTTCTCGTCGAGGATTACACTCTGCCGGACGGACGTGTGATTCGCGTGGGCAGCGAGCGTTTCGAGGCACCAGAGTGCCTGTTCCAGCCTCATCTCGTTGATAGCGAGTCACCCGGTCTGGGCGAGTTTCTGTTCAACACGATCCAATCGGCTGATGTGGACATTCGTTCTTCTCTGTTCAAGGCGATTGTCCTTTCGGGAGGAAGCAGCATGTACCCCGGTCTTCCGTCGCGACTGGAGAAGGAGCTCAAGCAGCTGTGGCTCACACGGGCGCTGCAGGGTAACCCGGAACGCTTGAGCAAGTTCAAGGTGCGGATAGAGGATCCCCCGCGACGCCGACACATGGTGTTCCTCGGTGGTGCGGTGCTGGCCAACATCATGGCGGACAAGGAGAACATGTGGGTTACCAAGGCGGAGTGGGAGGAGGAAGGAACTAGAGTTCTTGAGAAGCTAGGACCCCGATAA